The segment TCATTCAGTGAAGGATTGAATCCCCCCATCGGCACATGCGACATTGTCTCGGCGCCGGCCGCCACAATCACATCGCCGTTTCCCGCCATGATGTTGAGCGCCGCCGTGTTGATGGCTTCGAGTGAAGAACCGCAGAAGCGGTTGACCGTGACCGCCGCGGTTGTGAGGGGAAGTCCCGCGAGGTCGAGCTTGGAAACCTGGCTGACCGCGGCACGGACCACCTCGCCGCCGAGATCGTCGATGCGGGTCCAGAGATAATTCCCCTTGCCGGCCCGCCCCATCGGGGATCGGACGGCGGATACGATTACGGCTTCGCGCATATTGACTCCTTGTGCTTATGTCTTGATGTGCGTAAGTGCGTATGTCTTGAATTGATTTTGACCTACGCACATACGTACATACGCACACCCTGACAATATAAAATGAATGACCATTCATTTCTAACCATTGTTGACGCATCCTGTCAAGCTTGGTTTCTGAAACAGGTTGATCGATTTAAAAGCTGGATCGAAAAGCAGTTGCCTCGTTGGTAACAACTCGGGTGGTTCCCGGTCCGCCAGAGACGGAGCAGTGACAAAATATAAACCTATTTTATAGGTTGATTTTTAAAAATGGATCTGCTAAGAATCAGGTGTGCTTCAAACCTTGTTTGGAAACAAAACAGCGGCGCAGATCCTCCTGTATCTGCACCGGCAGAAACATGGCTATGCCGCTCAAATTGCCCGAGAATTGGAAATTTCGCTCAATATGGTTCAAAAACAACTGGCAAGGCTTGCCAAAGGGTATATCCTGCGCTCTGCCTTTGGGGGTAAAAACAGGGTTTATCAATGGAACCCCGATTACCCCCATCACACACCGCTTAGAAAATTTCTGGCGTCGGTAAAATTGGAGAAAGACAGGGAGACATTCTTTCAACATCCCGATCCGGCCGATGGGACAAATCTTTCCCTGCGCGACAGAGTCAAACTGGCCGAGTCTTTGACAAGGGAAAGTGAACACCTGAACCCTTATCCACGCCCCAGGCCTTTTGCGAAAACTTTTGATAGTCTTAAAGAATATGAAACCTGGCGAAAAAAACAAACCAACCCGTGGCTTGTCTGAACGGGAGAGATTATTGCGGGTGTGCGAACTCCTGAATAAAGAAGGGGCAAAATACCTTGTCATCGGCGGTCATGCCTTGACATTGCACGGCTTGGTACGGGCGACCCAGGATATCGATCTCCTGATTCCCAAAGATATTAAAAATACGGCAAAGGTGCTTAAAGGGCTTGAAGGGCTTGGTTTCGGCATGTCGAAAGAACTTGACGCCGGGGAAGTCTCCAAAAAACCATGGACGATTATCGGTGATATTCCCCGCGTGGATCTCCTTACTGTTGCCTGTAAAGTCAAATATGAAACTGCGGCCAAATCCGCCCTTAAAACGCGCATTGACGGCGTCAAGATTCCATACGTCGATTATCAGACCCTCGTTTTGACAAAACAAACCGACCGGCTTCAGGACAAAGCCGATATCGAACGGCTTGAGAGCATTCACAAAAAGTAAGCCGCCAAGTGGCAACCGATTTTGGGACGGGTTAAGGTTGTGGATCGGGTCAACCGGACCGATCACAATTTGTTCCGCTTCTCTTTGCGAATAGCCTCCAATTCCATGGCGGTTACCATGTCTCTATGACGGCCCAGCGCCTTTTTGCTTTTGATCAGGTCTTCAATGGAAATAAGATGACATGTGCCCCCATACATTTCAATTTCCTTGCTGTTTTTCAGCAGATCATAATAACCGCCGATTCCCTCAACATGGTTGATGATATCCAGGGGGCCCAAGTCGGTAATCAAATGATAATCTTGCACTGTCGACAAATCCTCGGGTGTGTCGAGAAAAGACCTTTTTGCGGTTTCCGTCCGATGTCGGGGATGATGCGGCCCAAGCAGGTTCCGTATCAGGCGGATTTGTTCGGGTGAGTAGACGATGCAGATATCAATATCGCGGGTTGTTTGATTGCACCCGTGCAAAACGGCCGCGAACCCGCCGACAAGGACAAATTCAATGGGGCTGTGAACCAGCAGTTTGAGGAGGGCTTGAAGATCTTGCATGGTTTTTGGAACCGATTTCTTTCAGTTCGTCAATCAAACGAAGCATGTTTTGATGTTGAG is part of the Deltaproteobacteria bacterium genome and harbors:
- a CDS encoding winged helix-turn-helix transcriptional regulator, which encodes MLQTLFGNKTAAQILLYLHRQKHGYAAQIARELEISLNMVQKQLARLAKGYILRSAFGGKNRVYQWNPDYPHHTPLRKFLASVKLEKDRETFFQHPDPADGTNLSLRDRVKLAESLTRESEHLNPYPRPRPFAKTFDSLKEYETWRKKQTNPWLV
- a CDS encoding nucleotidyltransferase, which encodes MQDLQALLKLLVHSPIEFVLVGGFAAVLHGCNQTTRDIDICIVYSPEQIRLIRNLLGPHHPRHRTETAKRSFLDTPEDLSTVQDYHLITDLGPLDIINHVEGIGGYYDLLKNSKEIEMYGGTCHLISIEDLIKSKKALGRHRDMVTAMELEAIRKEKRNKL